From Brassica oleracea var. oleracea cultivar TO1000 chromosome C3, BOL, whole genome shotgun sequence, a single genomic window includes:
- the LOC106332249 gene encoding protein SCO1 homolog 2, mitochondrial-like has translation MFAARRLLLSCKQGANQAASFLRGRRIQSSNYSQSTRQGTTHGRTDLNPLPVGTAQTFSRSRARYAAPALALGFTGFLAFLHYNDERRAVPKGQPSSSNSSGCGCGSNTTVRGPIIGGPFTLMSTQNKIVTEKDLRDKWVLLYFGYSFSPDVGPEQLKMISRAVDKLESNHDKKILPVFVTLDPVRDTPSHLHAYLKEFDDRILGLTGSASAMRQMAQEYRVYFKKVQEDGDDYLVDTSHNMYLLNPKMEVVRCFGVEYNPDDLAQEVLKEVTSLSQ, from the exons ATGTTTGCAGCTCGGCGTCTTCTTCTTTCCTGCAAACAAGGTGCGAATCAGGCCGCCAGTTTTCTCCGAGG AAGAAGAATTCAATCGTCCAATTACAGTCAATCGACAAGACAGGGGACGACCCATGGAAGGACAGATCTTAACCCTTTGCCTGTCGGAACTGCTCAGACTTTCTCTCGCTCGCGTGCTCGTTATGCTGCT CCAGCACTTGCGCTTGGGTTTACTGGATTCTTAGCCTTTCTTCATTACAACGACGAGAGGAGAGCTGTTCCTAAAG GTCAACCAAGCAGCAGCAATAGTAGCGGTTGTGGCTGTGGTTCTAATACAACAGTTAGAGGTCCTATTATCGGAGGTCCGTTCACGCTTATGAGTACACAGAACAAGATTGTTACTGAGAAAGACTTGCGTGATAAATGGGTGCTGCTCTACTTTGGATACTCGTTTTCCCCTGATGTTGGACCCGAGCAGTTGAAGATGATCTCCAGAGCTGTTGATAAACTAG AGTCTAATCATGACAAGAAGATTCTGCCGGTCTTTGTCACTCTTGACCCTGTACGAGACACACCTTCTCATCTCCACGCCTACTTGAAAG AATTTGATGATAGAATACTTGGATTGACCGGATCGGCAAGTGCAATGAGGCAAATGGCACAAGAGTATCGTGTTTATTTTAAGAAGGTTCAAGAAGATGGAGACGATTACCTCGTTGATACTTCTCACAACAT GTACTTGCTGAATCCGAAGATGGAGGTTGTGAGATGCTTTGGGGTTGAGTATAATCCAGATGACCTCGCACAAGAGGTTCTTAAAGAAGTTACTTCCCTTTCACAGTGA
- the LOC106334148 gene encoding F-box/kelch-repeat protein At4g39753-like codes for MLYSWVQAVASAATSLIVEPPWKKRKPNPPPPLSFLSLPDVIILNCLARVSRSYYPKLSLVSKTFRSLILSIDLNHARFHHQTQEDIFYICLQLPDRPLPTWFTLWIKPDEEEVKKRSIFVQVPSSYDSREPLSYCTVGSDLYALRQSYPPSPSMFVRNKKSVVWRNAPNMTVPRAYPVACKLDGKIYVMGGCNDDKSKKSCWGEVFDTNTQTWETLPNPKAELRFSSMIRETQIIEGKIYVRSIDEIDSVYDPKTRKWDATEKALVDDSRSMVMVGDLYYSCRAKSCKWYDTKCDKWKLVKGLSSLNKSYCRRGLIETVEYCGKLLIIWDKFAQPRRYCHEKTICCALVAFEKRQNGQVWGKVEWSNAGLTVSSSYVYMRYLVNVL; via the coding sequence ATGTTATACTCTTGGGTTCAAGCGGTCGCCTCTGCGGCTACAAGTCTCATAGTCGAACCACCGTGGAAAAAGAGGAAACCGAATCCACCTCCTCCACTGTCGTTTTTGTCGCTTCCAGATGTAATAATTCTAAACTGCTTAGCCCGCGTATCGAGGTCCTACTACCCTAAACTTTCCCTAGTCTCCAAAACCTTTCGCTCTCTCATCTTATCCATTGACCTCAACCACGCACGCTTTCACCACCAAACACAAGAAGACATTTTTTATATATGTTTACAGCTTCCCGACCGTCCTCTTCCAACATGGTTCACCCTTTGGATAAAACCTGACGAGGAGGAGGTGAAGAAGAGATCTATCTTTGTACAAGTGCCGTCTTCCTACGATTCTCGAGAACCGTTGTCCTATTGTACGGTTGGTTCAGATCTCTATGCACTCAGACAAAGCTATCCTCCGTCCCCCTCAATGTTTGTCCGCAACAAGAAGAGTGTTGTATGGCGTAACGCACCCAACATGACTGTACCTCGAGCGTATCCCGTTGCGTGCAAACTAGATGGCAAGATATATGTAATGGGAGGTTGCAATGATGACAAATCCAAAAAATCATGTTGGGGTGAGGTTTTCGATACAAATACTCAAACATGGGAAACTTTACCTAACCCTAAGGCTGAGCTCCGGTTCTCTTCGATGATCAGAGAAACGCAGATTATCGAAGGAAAGATATACGTTCGGAGCATCGATGAGATAGATTCTGTTTATGATCCGAAAACACGAAAGTGGGACGCTACAGAAAAAGCACTCGTGGATGATAGTAGGTCTATGGTAATGGTAGGTGATTTATATTACTCTTGTCGTGCGAAAAGTTGCAAGTGGTATGACACAAAGTGTGACAAGTGGAAACTAGTCAAGGGGTTGTCTTCGTTGAATAAGAGTTATTGTCGTCGTGGTTTGATTGAAACAGTTGAGTATTGTGGGAAACTCTTAATCATTTGGGACAAGTTTGCGCAGCCTCGGCGTTATTGTCATGAAAAGACTATTTGTTGTGCTTTGGTTGCGTTTGAAAAGCGCCAAAATGGTCAAGTTTGGGGAAAGGTTGAGTGGTCTAATGCTGGGCTTACGGTTTCAAGTTCATACGTCTACATGCGTTATTTAGTGAATGTCTTATAA
- the LOC106333787 gene encoding F-box/kelch-repeat protein At4g39753-like, translating to MKKKKKATLVQVPSSYARKEPLLVRTVGSDTYALRQRYPPSPFMLVRNKERHIWRNTPNMTVARVNPAACVLHGKIYVMGGCNANKSAKSWGEVFDTETRTWEPLPDPGDELRFSSVIRKIKIIRGKLLVRSNDEKDSVYDPKTRKWKATAKAREGDSRCMLGNINYSCRRECCMWYDKEGNEWKHVKGLSSFNRSCRRGLIKTV from the coding sequence ATGAAGAAGAAGAAGAAAGCTACCTTGGTACAAGTACCCTCTTCCTATGCTCGTAAAGAACCATTGTTAGTCCGTACGGTTGGTTCAGATACCTATGCATTAAGACAACGCTATCCCCCGTCCCCGTTCATGTTAGTCCGCAATAAAGAGAGACATATATGGCGTAACACACCTAACATGACTGTCGCTCGAGTGAATCCCGCTGCATGCGTACTCCACGGGAAGATATACGTAATGGGAGGGTGCAATGCAAATAAATCCGCGAAAAGCTGGGGTGAGGTTTTCGATACAGAGACTCGAACATGGGAGCCTTTACCTGACCCCGGAGACGAGCTCCGGTTCTCTTCAGTGATTAGAAAAATAAAGATTATCAGAGGGAAGCTCCTCGTTAGGAGCAACGACGAGAAAGACTCTGTCTATGATCCGAAAACACGTAAGTGGAAAGCTACGGCAAAAGCACGCGAGGGTGACAGTAGGTGTATGTTAGGTAATATAAATTACTCTTGTCGTAGGGAATGTTGCATGTGGTATGACAAAGAGGGTAACGAGTGGAAACATGTCAAGGGGTTGTCTTCATTCAATAGGAGTTGTCGTCGTGGTTTGATTAAAACAGTTTAA
- the LOC106330937 gene encoding F-box/kelch-repeat protein At4g39753-like — protein sequence MLHSSVQAAASAAVEPPWKKMKPNPSPPSFLSLPDVIILNCLARVSKSYYPILSLVSKSFRSLILSIELNHARFHHKTQESLFSICLQLPDRPLPSWFTLWIQPDQIEKKKATLVQLVQVPSSYASREPLFLRRVGSDIYALRQRYPPSQVMLVRHNENVLWSNAPSMTVARVNPVACVLHGKIYVFGGCKANESAESWGEVLDIKARTWEPLPDPGDELRFSSVIRKIEITQGKFYVRSNEEKDSVYDPKTRKCKATPKAREGDSRCMVGNIYYACRAKSCMWYDKECNEWKQVKGLSSFNKNYRSGLIEIVNYCGKLLIMWDKLAQPRLRRNCQEKTICCALVALEKRQNGQVWGKVEWSNGVLTVPSSYVFLRSSVIRT from the coding sequence ATGCTACACTCTTCGGTTCAAGCCGCAGCCTCTGCGGCAGTCGAACCACCGTGGAAAAAGATGAAACCGAATCCATCTCCACCGTCGTTTTTGTCGCTTCCTGATGTGATCATTCTAAACTGCTTAGCGCGCGTATCCAAATCCTACTACCCTATACTCTCCCTAGTCTCCAAGTCCTTTCGCTCTCTTATCTTATCCATTGAGCTCAACCACGCACGGTTTCACCACAAAACACAAGAATCGCTCTTTTCTATATGTTTACAGCTTCCCGACCGCCCTCTTCCCTCATGGTTCACCCTCTGGATACAACCTGATCAAATCGAGAAGAAGAAAGCTACATTGGTACAACTTGTACAAGTTCCTTCTTCCTATGCTTCTCGAGAACCATTGTTCCTTCGTAGGGTGGGTTCAGATATCTACGCACTCAGACAACGTTATCCTCCGTCCCAAGTCATGTTAGTCCGCCACAATGAGAACGTTTTATGGAGTAACGCACCTAGTATGACTGTAGCTCGAGTGAATCCAGTTGCGTGCGTACTCCACGGGAAGATATACGTATTTGGAGGTTGCAAGGCAAATGAATCCGCCGAAAGCTGGGGTGAGGTTTTGGATATAAAGGCTCGAACATGGGAGCCTTTACCTGACCCTGGAGACGAGCTTCGGTTCTCTTCAGTGATTAGAAAAATAGAGATTACCCAAGGGAAGTTTTACGTTAGGAGTAACGAGGAGAAAGACTCTGTCTATGATCCGAAAACACGTAAGTGTAAAGCTACGCCAAAAGCACGCGAGGGTGACAGTAGGTGTATGGTAGGTAATATATATTACGCTTGTCGTGCGAAAAGTTGCATGTGGTATGACAAAGAGTGTAACGAGTGGAAACAGGTCAAGGGGTTGTCTTCATTCAATAAGAATTATCGTAGTGGTTTGATTGAAATCGTTAATTACTGTGGGAAACTCTTAATCATGTGGGACAAGTTGGCGCAGCCTCGTCTTCGTCGTAATTGTCAAGAAAAGACTATTTGTTGTGCATTGGTTGCGCTTGAAAAGCGCCAAAATGGTCAAGTTTGGGGAAAGGTTGAGTGGTCTAATGGTGTGCTTACGGTTCCCAGTTCATACGTTTTCTTGCGTTCTTCAGTGATACGGACTTGA